A region of the Lycium barbarum isolate Lr01 chromosome 1, ASM1917538v2, whole genome shotgun sequence genome:
TTCGTGATGCACACTATTGTAGattctcttttattttctttattgtgtttgcttttaaaatgattttgagtttttgataGGTAACGACAACATCAGAGAAAAAGGTATTCACTCCTTAAGAGCTCAAAAAAAAAGCGgggtatatatgtgtgttgttacTCTTTTAGTCTGTTCCAAACTTAATAAGTATAGTGCTAATTCGTATTTAGTAACTTTGCCTTTAGTTACCCTAAAATGTCTATTTGAATTTTAGGGCTAATTGTACTAAATTCAAATTGATTTCCATTATCTTTTCATTACTTGCAATAGAAAAAAGATAGAGCGACAATTGAGAAAGTATAATTATCTCTACATGCTTCCCAAATAAATGACAACATGAAAAATATGTGATTATCTTCCTATGCATATGCATACAGTATAAAAAGTCGGAACCACAAAGGACTTAACTTCCTCAAAATTTGCTACAAGATCTTTTTATGGTGTTTTTTTAAAGAGGTTGTCCCACTAATTTCTTAATGAAAACGAAAAATGTATATTATGGTTTACAACATacaaaatgttttcttaaatatCTAAAGATTATTCTTAAAATTAGATTTATATTGATAAACGTTAGATTGTAATTCATTACAAAtgtttcaaaattatttttattggaCAAAGAGGATGATAAAAAAAATTGACGCGGTTTGAACTTTCTAAATTTATAAGTCTATTTTGTGAGTGAATGTTAAAAATAAAGTGTCTTGCTATGCAAACTATTGGCATTATTTTTATTAGCTAAATGAAAAATAGATATtgttgaaagaagaagaagagagataGTTCTAACTTAAAAGGTGATTTTTGAATTTAATACAGAGCCTAAAAcatgaaaaatataaataaaagtcaCTAAATCAATAGTTTTATTTTTAATCTCCGAGTATTAGAAAAAGAGTTAGAGACTATGTCGATAATATTATCGCGCGAAGCGCGAATAAGTTTACTAGTAAAGAAATAAAAAGCTCCTTACAAGTTGGAAATTTTGGACGGTGAGAACTATTGCGACTACGTGTTAACAAAGTCATAGCCAGACAAAGATTCGGGTAGATGTAGTTAGTACATGCtgttttttttctaattttcaaATTGGCCGTTAGATTAGACAGGGTATTAAATCCATAAAAAAGAAAAACGAATAACTCAATCCATGCATTAAATTACACTCTCCCTACTTGCAACTTGCAAGGTGCGAGAAAGAGTGGAACCATATTCGGTCGATTAATTAGCGGATGTTAACCAGATGTTGAGTTTAAACTATCATGATCAACATTGGGAATCTTTCTATTTTTTAACTAAGTTAAGTTGCATATTATTGTGGCTAATGATTAACTAAACATTAATCTAAAACAATGTTTACGAAGGAACATAGAAAAGTATGTGAAGTAGTGAGAGTTTTTTTCCTTAAAATACGCTTTGGTCCTCCAAATATGACATGAAATTTCCACTGAATGAAGCACTGGAAACTGCATCGTAGAAATAGAAATTGAATGGAAATTTCAATACAGTACTGTAAGTTGAAAAAATAAGGTTGGTATCGTCAAAGAAGGCATTGAACAGACTTTTTCCTATAATCTTCAAATTTTTTTCAAAACCATTGCGCTCAATTTATTCGTATAATAATCTCCAAACGTAATGGATTTTTCTGTCGCAAAAGGAATAATTCCTTTTTTAATTGGCATAACTAATTGTATGTTGACTTAAAGAGTATGAACATACTGATCAATTTCTTTGGCTAAGGTCAAACTGCACACCTCACGACTCAAAAGAGTGTCAAGACTATTGGAATAAAATCTACTTTCAAGCAACTTTTTATTTATAAGTACCAAGTTTTATGTGTGTTCCAATAGTTTGTGGGTCATTTCTTGTCCACATTTTCTTTCTTAATCACCTCACCCAAGAAAAAGATCTCATGACAAATATGTCTAATGACAAATTCAGTGCACCAATGCCATGGATTGGAAGGTATATTGTAGCAGCATCTTTGATTTGCATACTTGCAATGATAGTAGATGCAATACAAGGAATTAGAAGGAGAAAGTTTTGGCTTCCATGCAGATTTTTCACTCTTAATGCTGCTTCATTAACTTTATTAGGTGTTGTAGTTAAGTTGCCACTTGATCTAAACAATCCCATGCCAGGGGAAAATGATCAGATGGCTAAACTTAGCAGTGTTGTTTTCATGTCCACAGCGATGGCTAATTTTATGCCTTCGCTCGCGCTGATGGATAATAAAGATATCTTCATGGAAATGGCAGCATTGGGTATTCTTGTTCTCACCCTTGCTGCGAACGTTTGCATTGAGTTAGGCACTGGTGTTATCTACTCAGAAAAAATAGAGCATATTGTGGTTATGCTGTCTATTGTTTTTCTATTTGTGATCATGTGCTTCTCAGCGCTGACAGTTCCAACGATTAAATGTTATTTGGAATTGAAGTACAGAGGAAAAGTCCAAGAGATTTCGCTTCAAGATTTAGTAGAAGGTGAAAAACCGGTTGAAGTGAAACTGGAAGAAAATTTGAGGAAATTTCTTATCATGGCAGAAACAGGGAATCCTCAGTTTGTGTTGGCACGCTCTGCCACTTGTGCTACTTGTTGCGCAATCTGTTGTCTGAATGGTCTTTTGTTATTGGAAGTGTCACTCCGTGACAACTTGTTTGGTGCACATGTGAAGTCCATGTCCGATTATAGAAGATCAACATATTGCATTTCCAGGATTCAAGCCGGTGGAGTGGCAGTAGGCACAGTGTCCTCACTTATCAGATGGTTtgcaattgctagaattaaatgtTCATGGAGGAACATAATGAATATTAAAGTAGAAAAGCATTTGCTTGAAAGACTAAAAGATTGGAAAGATAGTCCCTTTGCCCTGCAAATCATGAATCCAAAATGCAGAAAGTTAGTTCAGCAGATACAAAATTTAATTTTGGGAAATTGTATAAGAGTACAGATTCTGATTGCGGTAGCCAGCAAGATAGTGCAACTGTTCCCAATTCTCCTACTAAGGTTGCTAAATTCGTGCTTTTTTCCTTCCTCGTGGTGCAACAACATAATCAACTCAGAATCAGAATCAGCAGAGAATCTGGAGGAAGACATAAGTCGGTATGTTTTACATCTAGAAGGTGAGGAGGAACTGGCTGAGGTGATGGAAAACAAGAGGGATGACACAACTTGGATGATGGAAATTGGTAGAAAACAGCAGCCAAAACATCTGATGAAGCTTTTAGTTGGTAAGTTTAACAAAAACCAATTTCCATCTCCACAATTTCAAGAGCTACATAATGGTTGGAAAATGCCTATTGTAACTTTAACAACTATTGCCACTACAATTCCTAACATTGATCACAAAATTGTAGACAATCTCTTACTCAGTGTCAGTGAAAGTCTCAAGTATGTCAGCTTCATTGAAGATGTCCTTGGAACCAATGGAAATTCGGAGAAAAACACACGGGCAGCAGACATAGCATGGTTGGAGCTATATCTATATCGTAAATGGCTTGATCAAAACTTGCAAAAACTGGCTCTTCAAGGAAAAACAGGAAAAGGGATTCTTCAGAATTTTGCAGACATAGCACAAAACTATGTTACAAAAGATGATTACTCAAGAAAGCCAGCCAAGGTTATAGCAGCAAACTCTATGTATCAAATGAGTCAAATCATACTAGAGGACGGCGAAAGAATTGATGATCAGACACACGTAGTATTTTTCGATTATATCTCTGTTATGATTGCAGGTATTCTTGGTGCTTGTTTGATCAATATGCCTTATGTCATTACTAAAATATGTTCTGACTGTGCCATAGAGAAGAGGGAGGAAAATGTCCAACATGCTATTCATCTTCTTGGTGAAGCTGAAGAAATAATAAAATCCCTTCAGCAGCATGAGGAAGTTACTCCTACTAATTCGTCCAACAGTGACTCAGATTATTCAAGCTCAGATGAAATTCAAATAGTTATTGAGTAATGTATATGGAAAATTGACAGTTGTGCATATTTTAGTTGTTCTTTGATTTGGGATTCTCTTCTTCCAGTTTTGTCTGAATTATCTTtcaaaatttcattttatttatcAACTAATATTGTGTACACTTCAACTGCAAAAAAAGTTAATTTTTGGACATACAAAATAGACAAAAATGATATAGTTGTTACAACTAGTGATGCATTGGTGCCTTATGGAAACTTTAAAGTCTTCGACACCGAGGGTTGTGATGGAGTGGTAAGTACTCCTTCATTCTTAATCAACGGCGTTGGATTCGAGCCTGAATATGAATTTAGTCACCTTTTTTAGGGAGTGCTTTACCCCCAATGTGGACTTTCCGATGCATCCGAATCGGATttaatccggccccaatacgaaTATCAAACACCGGGTGAAAAACAAATGTTGAAGTCtccaaaaaaaaatgaggccctaTTCTCAAATATCAAAAGCCTAGTAAATTCTATACTCCTTCGTCTCAAAATACTTGTCACGTTTCGCTTCTCGAGAGTCAAATTACATAAACTTTGAcaaacattttaagatgtatattTTTAccatattaatatgagaagaattacAACTTATAATTCTTTTCgtataatttttaaatatctaaattttaattttaaaataatctAATCTAATTTAGTTCCGAAAGTTATTCAAATTGACTTTTGAGAAGCGAGAAGTGACAAATATTTTGGGACCGAGGGAATATATTCCTTCTAAGCACTATATTAAGCCTTATTTGATCTGAAACTTCTCCTTCTAGTAAGCGTAGTTGCTAAGTAATAAAAGAATAAACAAAAAGTGTTGCCTAATAATCCCCAAAAAAGAATTAATAAAAAAAGGGAAGTTGCTATTAATATATGTAGAGTAACAACCTCCATGAAACTTATCACTATTGAAGCGCGTGGATGCTTTGGAACGAAAGACCTTGACTTTGAAAACCAAAATATATACCAATTGTATCTACCGCGTCAACTCTGATTTTCTATGAGTGTAAACACATCTACATTTCTGTTTTAAACTAATATCCAAAGAAATAagtttaaaatatatatttcaatCGACAATTGTGGTGGATGTATGTGTAGCATTTTTGTAGAGATTCCATTTCTGTACGGCTATATCTGATCTTCCAATCTATTGCATGTTCATTTATTTTATTCTTCTACATTCATATCGTGTACATTGGTAGTGTGTAGTGAATCTTTTACATCATTTCTGAAAATTAAGTTGTTATAACATgttatgttacttattatttattCCAAGTTGTAAATAAAAACAATGCTATTTAATAGAGTTACCGGTAATTAGCTATTAACTTGACATGATTATTCAAATAATTTTTACGATGTTAGTACATACATAACTTAAAACTCTTATAATTATTGCATGAATAAGAAATAAAGCATGCAAGTGCACAAATAGTTGCTTGGAGGAAGGAAATTACGTCAAATGACTTTGAAAATGGTTGGTGTTGAATTTTCAGCTCATAGGCAAACTTTCAAAGTCAAAAGTCAAAGTGTTGTCTAAGGCACAAAACTATGGGGTAAAAAAATTCAAGACCACTCATCTCTAAGGTCATTCTTATAAATCACCTGCTTGGAGGATCCTTAATTAAAGAATAATcgaaatttataaatatttaaagtTTAGTCATTTTAGAATGAAATTGAGATATACAGGATTAAAGTTGAAAATTTCAGGTCTGACTTTCAACTTCACTTTTCCGAGTTTGCAATTGGGAACTGGACCAAGCCTAACTTCAATCGACTGGGCTGAAGTTGAATTTGAAAGTCTGAAATTTGAACTTCAAACTCGACAGTCTGATGTTAGGCTTGGCCATCTTCAAACTTGAAACTTTCGGGTGAAGTTTGGAGTTCAAATTTCATCCTTACCCTTCTTTTTCACCTTGTGTATAGCTGAATCTCAATTACAGAAGGAAAAGGTAGTTAACTGCAATATTCTTCTATCTCAAGAAGTACTCATCATTAGTTGTTATTTAGTACATTTGCAGAAGCAAAAGAGTGAGCTACTTATTTGCTGATAGAGTATCCAAACTGGTATCATGTTAAAAGTCATGTATTAGGTTGCCTTTTAATGATGTAGATTATATGTTTCTTTATAGAGTGAGTTGTTGCAATTCATCAGTCAAACTTGTAAAAATTGTACAACCAAAGTCGTTTCGCATATATGAATTTGAAAGTATTTTCTAAATACTTTAAAAAATATTGGATAGCTTTAGTTAGCACATGTGCAAATATGTACAGCGTAATCTCTACATGATATACCTGTTGGAATCATGCAAAGGCACACCTATCACTTTTCGGGCCGGGTTTTAAGGTTATCCATCATTTGAAATGTAACTCAAAATCGCTATTTCTCCATTAAAATTAACGTGAAATGATTTTTCTGTCCTTTGCTCTTCATATCTTACCACGATCTCAGTCTCTCAATTCCTCAACGTATATTAAATGAAATCTTTGCGCCAATTCTATGTCTATATATGAAGTAAACTTAGCTAATTTTTAACAGTTTCTATATATGCTAATTCATGCATCATGATCACTTGTGATACACTTGTAATAGATATAGCTTAATGTGTAATTAGCAATGTAGTTAGCAGTCTAGTTAGTTAGTGAATACGAGTGGTAGTTAGTTGACACGCTGTGAGAGAAGTTAGTTATGCAACCAACTGATCAACAGTGTGAAGCAGTGGTGGTGGTGCACGGTCGTGGAGGTTGTTTGACACCTGTATACAGCTTtcatatacacttgtatacaccACTATATATACTTGAGGATATTCAGATTTGTAAACAGAAGTTAGATATTTTTCTACAATCAATGGAAAGTTTTTCTTCTCTCTAGATTAGGCTCTCGTATTCTTATCATTCGACTCACTGCAATGCAGTATATTCTTTGCATATATTGTTTGTATATCTCTAATGATTACTGTTAGATTGATAGGTTTTCATAGTTTCTCCCATACATATGGATTATAATCTATATTATTCTAGTTTTCATGGTGTTACGTTCAACCGCTGGTCTGGAACAGGGCGGTTCACGTGCGAGTTAGGATCCTACTTCATCTCTATTACAGTGAGATCACTTTGGATCATGGAAGCACCTTAAGTATTCCCTTCTTTTATATAGTCGAGTTAAGGCCGTAACttttattcttatttaattttaaaGTGTTGACATAGATCCTCCATATATGAACTTGTATTAATTTGTTTGGGTTATGGTACTCGTATGGCTTTATGAATGACATTTCTATCGTAATGTCTTAATCTATAAACATATTGAATTGAATCATTTCATATTATTGTTAATTAAGCAAATTGACATACATGTGCAAAGTGGATAGTTACTACACAAAATTGATTCGTTCGATGCAAGTTGACAGGTATTGAGTGTCGTGTCACGTCTCATTTCGTTTAGGCACGTGACATCCATCTCTCTTATTCTTAGGGCACTATATGTGTTTTGAGATGTTACTCTGTTTAATATTTCGTGTTTTGAAAACTACTATACAATAATGAAAAAGATCTCCAGGTAAAATGCAGAATTATATATACCATGAGTTATGAAAGTATGTGCGGATATACAGACACATGAAAAATTCAAGAATTGTGGTTTCCTAAAATATTAAGTTATTCGAAAAAATCGAAATGTCCAATACGAAAAATTGTTAACGATTTTTTTCATGCTGAAAGGTTAAGTTAATAATATTTCTTTTTGTAGTTGTTATCCTTTTTCTATTGTTTTTTGTGCTAATGTATTTTCATATTTCCTTCATTAAATAGAAATTTTAGACTTTCAAGTTGAAATCATTAAAAGTTAATTTTCAATTTTCTAGACTTCCTCTCAAATCGGCCCGAGGGGGGAGTAAATTTCCAACTCGGGTTCTTGCCAACTTAGGTTGTCCAATATCTCAGAGCTCTTTTCACTATGAAAATTCCCAATAATAACAATACTTAAGAATCTATAGAGAAAAAATAACTAATTTTAAATAGTACTCCATGTTTCATAATCAATTTCAGCAACAATTTACTAATTTTTGAATGAGTCAGTAGCGATTCCAATTTCAACAAGAGGCTAAGTTGGGATGGAGCAATATTTAATTTTGAAACTCGGCGAACATGATATCCATGATCGCTGATCAGAATTGAGAGGACTTGAATATTTATTAGTTTGTTGAGTTCTGTTTGATGGGAATTAGGTAAACCTGGCAACCGGTTGCAaccgaaaccggaccggtaaccggttagggaaccggccagttccggttaaaaaaccggaaccgcttaaccggttccggtttatcGGTTTGAAACTCCAAATCGGAACCAGTCCGGTTTGGAGTGGTTaaaaccttttttgttttttgtattatatatatatatatatatatatatatatatatatattatagtatttattagtatattgtagctatatttacatatgttatacaactttataattaaaatttaaatatttactgactaacaggctaatagtaagtcagcaatacagaatagtgcttttcgtatacatatatatgtataacttaatatacttatatatatgtataacttaatatatacactatatatacttatatatatgtataacttaatatatacactatatatacttatatatatatatatatatatatatatatatatactatatatacttaatatatatactatatatatttatatactatatatatgtataacttaatatatatacttatatactatatatacttatatataagttatatactatatatacttatatatatgtataacttaatatatatactatatatacttatatactatatatacttatatataagttatatactatatatacttatatatatgtataacttaatatatatactatatatacttatatactatatatacttaatatatatacttatatactatatatacttatatatatgtataacttaatatatatactatatatacctatatactatatatacttatatactatatatacttaatatatatactatatatatttatatactatatatactatatatatactatatatacttatatataagttatatactatatatacttatatatatgtataactttatatgtataacttaatatatatagtatatatatacctatatactatatatacttatatattatatatacttaatatatatactatatatatttatatactatatatacttatataacttaatatatatatatatatatatatatatatatatatatatatatattataagtatattcttagtatattttaagtatattcctaacttaataaaagtaaaaatatgaacacaagtaaatagaagaaagctcaatgagccatatattttattcattcttggataacatttatttgcaagttgtagttttttttaacttgcaaataatacatgagttgtataaaaataatagaataataaaatcaccaattttgaaccatttcgttaatttcccccacatcatattcggtcatggaaatatcttcaaagtcttccatttggtccggtccactagctatcaaatcttcaatttgttcctcttcgccttcctccgcttctaagttttggttgcgtcgctccgatctaatccaatcgcgaatgcacactagtacttgcaagctaaagccggataatgaatgtctatggtctccaatttactgtcttccttggctaaatgcgctctccgaagacacggttgatacttgaaccgtaaggatatatatctcgagccattcttgaaagtatcggataacttgccttgtacttcttccaccatgctaagacgtccaagttatccagttccttgatatccatatttggctgcatcaaataaaagttatattcatcaaagtttgcagtagaagaagaagttggctgtgaatgtaaaacttttaaacctgacaagccctttttgctactctgagaagtagtagggcgtggagcaacaacgggtgtagcatgttcttccaaactagaataatgagtaaaaaattttctaaactcatcatcaatagcgagttcggcttcagctaaagatggttgaactccctcttcaatttctaaaaatgtataaatttgactaaccaaatttttagtataagatacttttaaacaaggatttaaaagagaacccaatataaataaagttgggatgggaaaaaaatacttcttaaatttgattatcatttcaaaaatagccacttgataatcgggtttatatttatactcttgtaaaactctagctatttccgctaagtaggctaaaattccggttactgtggggtagaattgtctagaaaaagcaagagttgcattataaaaattttctaagagttcaacacattctttaacatcttcccaatgcgaataatttaaccaatcatcattatcagtattatatttgttgtgaacttgttgtatgggaatcctatactcatatgcttgttgtagcataatgtaagtgtagttccacctagtctcaatttctacttgaattttcctaggtctaaggttattttccacacaagcattcttaaaatctctaattcttcccctattagcattacaaaaaagaaacgcaaccgcatctctaacttttgaacagaatcatcaaaatgcacaagaccatctttaacaattaaatttaaaatgtgactactacatcttacatgaaaaatatttcttagcggagggtttagttctctttttataagacctatcgcctttgtattattagaagcattatctaaagcaatacaaagtgtttttctataaatgttaaaaaatctcataatagtagacattgaatcggctaaaaaatttccattgtgacgaccttttccttcgtcatataaaaaagctataattcttttttgcataacccagttgtcatcaatccaatgacatgtaatagcaaaaaaatctaaatggttaatactaagacccaaatcagcggtaagacaac
Encoded here:
- the LOC132615325 gene encoding uncharacterized protein LOC132615325, producing MSNDKFSAPMPWIGRYIVAASLICILAMIVDAIQGIRRRKFWLPCRFFTLNAASLTLLGVVVKLPLDLNNPMPGENDQMAKLSSVVFMSTAMANFMPSLALMDNKDIFMEMAALGILVLTLAANVCIELGTGVIYSEKIEHIVVMLSIVFLFVIMCFSALTVPTIKCYLELKYRGKVQEISLQDLVEGEKPVEVKLEENLRKFLIMAETGNPQFVLARSATCATCCAICCLNGLLLLEVSLRDNLFGAHVKSMSDYRRSTYCISRIQAGGVAVGTVSSLIRWFAIARIKCSWRNIMNIKVEKHLLERLKDWKDSPFALQIMNPKCRKLVQQIQNLILGNCIRVQILIAVASKIVQLFPILLLRLLNSCFFPSSWCNNIINSESESAENLEEDISRYVLHLEGEEELAEVMENKRDDTTWMMEIGRKQQPKHLMKLLVGKFNKNQFPSPQFQELHNGWKMPIVTLTTIATTIPNIDHKIVDNLLLSVSESLKYVSFIEDVLGTNGNSEKNTRAADIAWLELYLYRKWLDQNLQKLALQGKTGKGILQNFADIAQNYVTKDDYSRKPAKVIAANSMYQMSQIILEDGERIDDQTHVVFFDYISVMIAGILGACLINMPYVITKICSDCAIEKREENVQHAIHLLGEAEEIIKSLQQHEEVTPTNSSNSDSDYSSSDEIQIVIE